From one Rhopalosiphum padi isolate XX-2018 chromosome 2, ASM2088224v1, whole genome shotgun sequence genomic stretch:
- the LOC132921277 gene encoding uncharacterized protein LOC132921277 isoform X2: MSTKQSQKYREIRPYKRWVIVIFMETNDYSVVPINWLILQTKVTISNILSVHYCRWPPFNVTSNELLRADDPDDLWNSFKIKILDGKMYENFKEACCKRIEIESSARKPPKEQNNKRQRSSSEDSDFEGKKAVHFSGFPVTPPPIQIKASTSSISTNRKIYNMKKKKDEKQNERIKSNYFINPRVNSFDDLKIKINDTLNPILDNEIPDNLRLTEKLRLLFIKHNTSHNFCNSLLQILNNEGLNVPKDIRTLIKIPKINDIVDISGGSYVHLGLKNMLLPILIKNNAQLYIKSQVVDIGINIDGLTVSKNPKHHFWPILISILNFKELKENVVPIAFFHGFQKPNFIEEFLNPLIIDLLEVFDNGLNVNGFFF, encoded by the exons atgtctACGAAGCAATCTCAGAAATATCGTGAA ATTCGGCCATATAAGCGATGGGTTATTGTTATCTTTATGGAAACTAATGATTATAGTGTAGTGCCAATTAATTGGCTAATTTTACAAACGAAGGTAACGATATCAAATATTCTATCAGTTCATTATTGTCGATGGCCTCCATTTAATGTGACCAGTAATGAACTATTGAGAGCTGACGATCCTGATGATTTATGGaattcattcaaaattaaaattttggatGGTAAAATGTAcg AGAATTTCAAAGAAGCATGTTGTAAGCGTATTGAAATTGAAAGCTCTGCTAGAAAACCACcaaaagaacaaaataataaacgtcAAAGAAGTTCATCTGAAGATAGTGATTTTGAAG GTAAAAAAGCAGTACATTTTTCCGGATTTCCTGTTACACCACCTCCAATACAAATCAAAGCTAGTACTTCAAGCATATCTACCAATCGTAAG atttacaatatgaagaaaaaaaaagatgaaaaacaaaatgaaagAATCAAATCAAATTACTTCATTAATCCACGTGTTAATagttttgatgatttaaaaataaaaataaatgacaccTTGAATCCTATTTTGGACAATGAAATACCGGATAACTTACGTTTAACAGAAAAAttgcgtttattatttataaaacataatacttcACATAATTTTTGTAACAGCTTGCTTCAGATATTGAACAATGAAGGTTTAAACGTCCCAAAAGATATTAGGACATTGATCAAAATTcctaaaattaatgatattgttGATATTTCTGGTGGATCGTATGTACAtttaggtttaaaaaatatgctgttacctattttgattaaaaataatgcacaattatatattaaatctcAGGTGgtagatataggtattaatatagaTGGACTAACTGTATCAAAAAATCCTAAACATCATTTTTGGccaatattaatttcaattttaaattttaaagagttAAAAGAAAATGTCGTACCTATTGCCTTTTTCCATGGATTTCAAAAACCTAATTTCATCGAAGAgtttttaaatccattaattatAGATTTGTTAGAAGTATTTGATAATGGATTAAATgtaaatgggttttttttttag
- the LOC132921277 gene encoding uncharacterized protein LOC132921277 isoform X1: MSTKQSQKYREIRPYKRWVIVIFMETNDYSVVPINWLILQTKVTISNILSVHYCRWPPFNVTSNELLRADDPDDLWNSFKIKILDGKMYENFKEACCKRIEIESSARKPPKEQNNKRQRSSSEDSDFEDSNISIIPINKKNIKYVPYTGKKAVHFSGFPVTPPPIQIKASTSSISTNRKIYNMKKKKDEKQNERIKSNYFINPRVNSFDDLKIKINDTLNPILDNEIPDNLRLTEKLRLLFIKHNTSHNFCNSLLQILNNEGLNVPKDIRTLIKIPKINDIVDISGGSYVHLGLKNMLLPILIKNNAQLYIKSQVVDIGINIDGLTVSKNPKHHFWPILISILNFKELKENVVPIAFFHGFQKPNFIEEFLNPLIIDLLEVFDNGLNVNGFFF; encoded by the exons atgtctACGAAGCAATCTCAGAAATATCGTGAA ATTCGGCCATATAAGCGATGGGTTATTGTTATCTTTATGGAAACTAATGATTATAGTGTAGTGCCAATTAATTGGCTAATTTTACAAACGAAGGTAACGATATCAAATATTCTATCAGTTCATTATTGTCGATGGCCTCCATTTAATGTGACCAGTAATGAACTATTGAGAGCTGACGATCCTGATGATTTATGGaattcattcaaaattaaaattttggatGGTAAAATGTAcg AGAATTTCAAAGAAGCATGTTGTAAGCGTATTGAAATTGAAAGCTCTGCTAGAAAACCACcaaaagaacaaaataataaacgtcAAAGAAGTTCATCTGAAGATAGTGATTTTGAAG atagtaatatatcaattatacccatcaacaaaaaaaatataaaatatgtaccttaTACAGGTAAAAAAGCAGTACATTTTTCCGGATTTCCTGTTACACCACCTCCAATACAAATCAAAGCTAGTACTTCAAGCATATCTACCAATCGTAAG atttacaatatgaagaaaaaaaaagatgaaaaacaaaatgaaagAATCAAATCAAATTACTTCATTAATCCACGTGTTAATagttttgatgatttaaaaataaaaataaatgacaccTTGAATCCTATTTTGGACAATGAAATACCGGATAACTTACGTTTAACAGAAAAAttgcgtttattatttataaaacataatacttcACATAATTTTTGTAACAGCTTGCTTCAGATATTGAACAATGAAGGTTTAAACGTCCCAAAAGATATTAGGACATTGATCAAAATTcctaaaattaatgatattgttGATATTTCTGGTGGATCGTATGTACAtttaggtttaaaaaatatgctgttacctattttgattaaaaataatgcacaattatatattaaatctcAGGTGgtagatataggtattaatatagaTGGACTAACTGTATCAAAAAATCCTAAACATCATTTTTGGccaatattaatttcaattttaaattttaaagagttAAAAGAAAATGTCGTACCTATTGCCTTTTTCCATGGATTTCAAAAACCTAATTTCATCGAAGAgtttttaaatccattaattatAGATTTGTTAGAAGTATTTGATAATGGATTAAATgtaaatgggttttttttttag